The Hemicordylus capensis ecotype Gifberg chromosome 6, rHemCap1.1.pri, whole genome shotgun sequence genome window below encodes:
- the LOC128330934 gene encoding caspase recruitment domain-containing protein 8-like, whose protein sequence is MGIYAMEIKRIHCPEAGSFRCYYSNLIFEAREAVTITYWNDSWNQHLKGEKPSWLTVAGPLLNIQAEPGEAVAAVHLPHFLCLADEDRSQVQIAHFVEEGMSLEKPDSVEPTHVVLKNPTFSPRGVIFRVLSSLIKKIRVHAEALVYQAPATSLKLRLYLLPNDSSLRKVTENLQLLLNVAECRLARSYSPLYSS, encoded by the exons ATGGGGATATATGCCATGGAAATAAAGAG GATACACTGCCCTGAGGCTGGCTCCTTCCGTTGCTACTACAGCAATCTCATATTTGAGGCGAGAGAAGCTGTAACCATAACATACTGGAATGATTCATGGAATCAGCACCTGAAAGGAGAGAAGCCATCATGGCTGACTGTCGCTGGCCCTTTGCTCAACATCCAAGCAGAGCCAGGAGAGGCTGTGGCCGCCGTTCACCTCCCTCACTTCCTGTGTCTTGCAG ACGAAGACCGCTCCCAAGTCCAAATTGCACATTTTGTTGAAGAAGGGATGAGTTTGGAGAAACCAGACAGCGTGGAGCCAACTCATGTTGTGTTGAAAAACCCAACGTTCTCTCCCCGTGGAGTAATTTTTAGAGTGCTTTCATCTTTGATCAAAAAAATAAGAGTCCATGCTGAGGCACTGGTCTACCAGGCACCTGCCACAAGCCTAAAACTCCGCCTATACCTTCTCCCCAATGACAGCTCCTTAAGGAAGGTAACTGAGAATCTCCAGCTTCTATTAAATGTTGCAGAATGCAGATTAGCAAGATCATATTCGCCCTTGTATAGTAGCTAG